One Vallitalea pronyensis genomic region harbors:
- a CDS encoding stalk domain-containing protein produces the protein MKADSYFKPHPQYMLAFEEDFHDKKHVEERWIYREGERLGGLNEEENVTIANGLTVRMDYKTIEDQVVYTGGGLISKDLFGYGYYEVKGTLFGGTGGLHSSFWSMGMGGGDGVTMPKKNIILEIDGYEVDSGRPSLIGTNLHYYIGGQKTIGGQIGTLDYEPFDTSKESFVLGYEWLPNQLNWYLNGTLIRRIKNPKFYGPQNVWLTALASDYFDRHICLESLPGESSWAYFRYYNLPLNGVNMVVNSSFEYVDPQDTSIPIGWYKSGNQPEASMVLQTDMAYDGDYVLRHYHEQDYDVNTWLKISFLPAGTYTFEAKVKTTDSKGHTIVISSEHLQTYKLSVPSDDNNQWQTVLLKDIGITSGECKIMFNSKADAGSELWIDCVTLQQVDGEETYTDVTTFDGEIEKPYLNLGEIRVGPHGDSGYYVESGNHWQNSGLAGLLGGSRCCLTANEPTVVYRPGIEEPGQYHVWFYNVCYENRAEAIQVDIHHTKGCTRKQLSQKSDSTHIHLGYFALDKSSYVNLHSLTKNEEEFLSAESVIFEKDNTREVRQILDQSILMKVGSHKLLSSGVPVKINYRQKVIKVNDTVMVPLNEMMAVFGAGTIEMDEEEHITIFYQDYMIRFKIGSYDFYYKKNKQEMKERCQRINDGIYVPLKALVEAFGRILNYTDHYCLITMDRVNTNTDFNCLHKLGHL, from the coding sequence ATGAAAGCAGATTCATATTTTAAACCTCATCCACAATATATGCTGGCTTTTGAAGAGGATTTTCATGATAAAAAACACGTTGAGGAAAGGTGGATTTACAGAGAGGGAGAAAGGTTAGGTGGTTTGAACGAAGAAGAGAACGTTACCATTGCTAATGGTTTAACTGTTCGTATGGATTATAAAACCATAGAGGATCAAGTCGTATACACAGGTGGAGGCTTGATCAGCAAAGATTTATTTGGTTACGGTTATTATGAAGTAAAAGGTACACTTTTTGGCGGTACAGGCGGGCTGCATTCATCCTTTTGGTCAATGGGCATGGGTGGAGGTGATGGGGTCACAATGCCAAAGAAAAATATCATCTTAGAAATTGATGGCTATGAGGTAGATTCTGGTAGACCCAGCCTCATTGGTACGAATCTTCATTATTACATTGGTGGACAGAAAACCATAGGAGGGCAAATTGGGACCTTGGATTATGAGCCGTTTGATACATCAAAAGAATCTTTTGTTCTAGGTTATGAGTGGCTTCCAAATCAACTGAATTGGTATCTTAATGGTACTTTGATTCGACGTATAAAAAATCCCAAATTCTATGGGCCACAAAATGTATGGTTAACGGCTCTCGCAAGTGATTACTTTGATAGACATATTTGTCTTGAAAGTCTGCCAGGGGAATCATCCTGGGCGTATTTTCGCTATTATAATTTACCTCTCAATGGTGTCAATATGGTGGTTAATTCAAGCTTTGAGTATGTGGACCCACAGGATACATCCATACCAATTGGTTGGTATAAAAGCGGCAATCAACCAGAGGCTTCAATGGTGTTACAGACAGATATGGCTTATGATGGGGATTATGTACTGCGACATTATCATGAACAGGACTATGACGTCAACACATGGCTTAAAATATCTTTTCTTCCAGCTGGCACATACACATTTGAAGCAAAAGTGAAAACAACAGACAGCAAAGGTCATACCATTGTGATTTCAAGTGAACATTTACAAACGTACAAATTATCCGTCCCTAGTGATGATAACAACCAATGGCAGACGGTCTTGTTGAAGGATATAGGCATAACATCTGGAGAATGCAAGATCATGTTTAATTCCAAAGCGGATGCTGGTAGTGAGCTATGGATTGATTGTGTCACATTACAGCAAGTCGATGGTGAAGAGACGTATACAGATGTAACGACTTTCGATGGAGAGATTGAAAAACCATATTTGAATCTTGGTGAAATTCGTGTTGGTCCACATGGTGATAGCGGGTATTATGTTGAAAGCGGTAACCATTGGCAGAATAGTGGCTTAGCTGGTTTATTAGGTGGTAGTAGATGTTGTTTGACTGCTAATGAACCAACCGTCGTCTATAGACCAGGTATAGAAGAACCAGGTCAATATCATGTATGGTTCTACAATGTTTGCTATGAGAACAGAGCAGAAGCCATACAAGTGGACATTCATCATACAAAAGGGTGTACCCGTAAACAACTATCCCAAAAAAGTGACTCAACTCATATCCATCTAGGTTATTTTGCGTTGGATAAATCGTCTTATGTAAACCTGCATAGTTTAACAAAGAATGAAGAAGAGTTCCTATCTGCTGAATCCGTTATCTTTGAGAAGGATAATACGAGAGAAGTGCGTCAAATATTAGATCAAAGTATATTAATGAAAGTAGGTAGTCATAAGCTTCTTTCATCTGGTGTACCTGTGAAAATTAACTATAGGCAGAAGGTCATAAAAGTTAATGACACGGTGATGGTACCTCTTAATGAGATGATGGCAGTATTCGGTGCAGGGACTATAGAAATGGATGAAGAAGAGCATATAACCATTTTTTATCAAGATTATATGATTCGGTTTAAGATAGGTTCATATGATTTTTACTATAAGAAGAATAAGCAAGAAATGAAGGAAAGGTGTCAGCGAATCAACGATGGCATATATGTGCCCCTTAAAGCTTTAGTTGAAGCTTTTGGAAGGATACTAAACTATACCGATCATTATTGTTTAATTACGATGGATCGGGTAAACACAAATACCGACTTTAATTGTTTGCATAAATTAGGACATTTATAA
- a CDS encoding extracellular solute-binding protein: MKKLGVMLMVVVLTISMLAGCGQTSEKDSGSNGEKVSGNSVADGNDNNAKNNKPVKIRLMANMGTPENTLIGRNTLAMIEEKFNVELEIEVPPSANYAERLQLTFVSGDLPDAILFDNAKDTLLKDAASVGSIVPINTFIESAENIKAYTLESSWNAFKLLEDDQVFGIPRSSVVRADGFAIRKDWLDAIGIDLVEGEPITLEKFNEINRKFKTDDPDGNGVDDTYGLALSATPTGEMVSLFGNSDVIGGAFGVLGWQKADSGSYEYMDMRLDKDTTKFKAYLQYLQDEYTAGYFDVEWPILKNNQLTTKFVQGTYGMMVTFPGHVKLRINKALELNPDAEMIYIPGIINEEYGKVVGGTMASGAWGGWAITKSAENPQLVVDILDYMLSDDFYYEQLLWGGEGVGFEMVDGQPSPLDPYMEKGEGIGWNGRFVRRAGDAQIFLNLSLSPDEKAKVQSHIDMAIASVMPSIGGDYVPNAALEPAYIDYSTTMNNTVTQIILGELSVDAYDEALAKWYEKGGSDYVEQMNAYIEKSLK; this comes from the coding sequence ATGAAAAAATTAGGAGTCATGCTAATGGTAGTTGTGCTGACAATATCCATGTTGGCAGGGTGTGGTCAAACATCTGAAAAGGATAGTGGTTCAAATGGTGAAAAAGTTAGTGGGAATTCAGTAGCTGACGGAAACGATAACAACGCCAAGAACAACAAACCTGTTAAAATTCGTTTGATGGCGAATATGGGGACACCTGAGAACACACTTATTGGAAGAAATACTCTTGCAATGATTGAAGAAAAATTCAATGTAGAACTTGAAATTGAAGTACCCCCATCAGCAAATTATGCAGAAAGACTTCAATTAACCTTTGTATCCGGTGATTTACCAGATGCTATATTATTCGATAATGCCAAAGATACGTTACTTAAAGATGCCGCTTCAGTAGGCAGTATTGTTCCAATTAATACGTTTATTGAAAGTGCAGAAAACATTAAAGCTTATACACTTGAATCAAGCTGGAATGCATTTAAGTTGCTTGAAGATGACCAAGTCTTTGGTATTCCAAGATCATCTGTTGTACGTGCTGATGGGTTTGCCATTAGAAAAGATTGGCTTGACGCTATTGGGATTGATTTAGTGGAAGGCGAACCCATTACACTTGAAAAGTTCAATGAAATCAACAGGAAGTTCAAAACAGATGACCCTGATGGCAATGGTGTAGATGATACCTATGGTTTAGCCTTGTCAGCAACACCTACTGGAGAAATGGTCAGTCTATTTGGAAATTCTGATGTTATTGGGGGAGCTTTTGGCGTTCTGGGATGGCAAAAAGCTGATAGTGGCTCATATGAGTACATGGACATGCGGTTAGATAAAGACACTACCAAGTTCAAAGCCTATCTTCAATATTTACAAGATGAATATACAGCAGGTTATTTTGATGTTGAGTGGCCAATACTTAAGAACAATCAGTTAACAACAAAATTTGTTCAAGGGACATACGGTATGATGGTTACTTTCCCAGGTCATGTGAAGTTAAGAATTAACAAAGCTTTAGAACTTAATCCCGACGCTGAAATGATTTATATCCCAGGTATTATTAACGAAGAGTATGGAAAAGTTGTTGGTGGTACCATGGCATCAGGTGCTTGGGGAGGATGGGCTATAACGAAGAGCGCAGAAAATCCTCAACTGGTTGTTGACATTCTTGACTATATGTTATCTGATGATTTCTACTACGAACAATTGTTATGGGGTGGAGAAGGCGTTGGTTTTGAAATGGTTGATGGTCAACCATCACCTCTAGATCCTTATATGGAAAAAGGTGAAGGTATTGGATGGAACGGTCGATTTGTAAGGCGAGCTGGGGATGCACAGATATTCCTTAACTTAAGTTTAAGTCCAGACGAAAAAGCGAAAGTACAGAGTCACATTGATATGGCTATTGCTAGTGTCATGCCTTCAATTGGTGGTGACTATGTACCAAATGCAGCTCTTGAACCAGCGTACATTGATTATTCAACAACCATGAATAATACCGTTACACAGATTATACTTGGCGAATTAAGTGTTGATGCATACGATGAGGCACTTGCAAAATGGTATGAAAAAGGTGGTTCAGACTATGTGGAACAAATGAATGCCTATATTGAAAAATCCTTGAAATAA
- a CDS encoding carbohydrate ABC transporter permease gives MGKVSVKKISWSDLSLVITSYGLVFLVCVIMLYPFMNVIAVAFSSHTAFLKNPLMIFPQDLNFDAFRIVFSSPLMYKSYGNTLFVTIVGTVLSLFLMTLTAYPLSRPELKGKKIFMTYYLVVFVFSAGIIPSFLVMKGIGLYNTLWALIFPSILPIYYLILMKSFFESIPNSLVESARVDGASEIHTFLKIILPLSKPALAAIGLFQAVLYWNSYFQGVVYIRDIDKWPLQLYLRQIIMAADAAFSSAGGNLAELEPDAVPAVSIQYASLIVVILPIIMVYPFIQKYFVKGVMVGAVKG, from the coding sequence ATGGGTAAAGTTTCCGTCAAAAAAATATCATGGAGTGACCTATCCCTGGTGATAACATCCTATGGTTTGGTGTTCCTAGTCTGTGTCATCATGTTGTATCCATTTATGAATGTGATTGCTGTAGCCTTTAGTAGTCATACAGCTTTTTTGAAAAATCCATTGATGATTTTTCCTCAAGATCTAAATTTCGATGCTTTTCGTATTGTATTTAGTAGTCCATTAATGTACAAAAGTTATGGCAATACTTTATTTGTAACCATTGTGGGGACTGTATTATCCCTATTCTTAATGACACTGACTGCTTATCCTTTATCAAGACCTGAGCTAAAAGGTAAAAAGATATTTATGACCTACTATTTAGTTGTATTTGTTTTCAGTGCAGGGATTATACCGAGTTTCCTAGTCATGAAAGGCATTGGGCTTTATAACACGTTGTGGGCTTTGATATTTCCATCTATACTGCCTATTTACTATTTAATACTTATGAAAAGCTTTTTTGAATCCATACCCAATAGCCTTGTAGAGTCAGCAAGAGTCGATGGTGCATCAGAAATTCATACATTTTTAAAAATTATCTTACCATTATCAAAGCCTGCACTAGCGGCTATTGGATTATTTCAAGCAGTACTTTATTGGAACAGTTATTTTCAAGGCGTTGTTTATATTCGAGATATTGACAAATGGCCTCTTCAGTTATATCTTAGACAGATTATCATGGCAGCTGATGCAGCTTTTTCATCAGCAGGCGGTAACCTGGCAGAGTTAGAACCAGATGCCGTACCAGCCGTATCCATTCAATATGCTTCATTAATTGTGGTGATTTTACCCATTATCATGGTTTATCCATTTATTCAGAAGTATTTTGTCAAAGGCGTCATGGTAGGGGCAGTAAAAGGTTAA
- a CDS encoding ABC transporter permease: MKKNLHDIMKHKWLYAFLLPSILILFIFKYLPMLGNIIAFKDYSINTGIIDSPWVGLKHFKYLLFESSEFWGVFKNTIIITFYRIIVGFPAPIILALLLNEIRLIRAKKVAQTIVYLPHFISWVVIAGIFQFLLTVNGGPVNTVLGMFGAEPIPFLQSKEWFRGILVGSSLFKEAGYGTVIYMAALTGIDQQLYEAAKIDGANRWKCLLKITIPGIMPTAVIVLIISVGSTIRTGFEQVLLFISSPVFEVGDILQTYVYRTGLQMGRFSYASAIGMFESIIALVLILTTNKIAKSMREEGGLW, from the coding sequence ATGAAGAAGAACTTGCATGATATCATGAAACACAAATGGCTTTATGCTTTTTTGCTGCCATCAATACTGATATTATTCATCTTCAAGTACTTGCCAATGTTAGGGAATATCATAGCATTTAAAGATTATAGCATTAATACAGGTATCATTGATAGTCCATGGGTGGGACTTAAGCACTTCAAATATTTGCTTTTTGAATCTTCAGAGTTCTGGGGAGTCTTTAAGAATACAATCATCATTACTTTCTATCGCATTATTGTTGGATTTCCAGCTCCCATCATTCTAGCTCTTCTATTGAACGAAATTAGGCTTATAAGAGCCAAAAAAGTAGCTCAGACAATTGTATATCTGCCCCACTTTATTTCGTGGGTAGTTATCGCTGGGATTTTCCAGTTTCTTTTAACGGTTAACGGTGGTCCAGTGAACACGGTTTTAGGGATGTTTGGTGCGGAGCCTATCCCGTTTTTACAGAGTAAAGAATGGTTTAGAGGCATTTTGGTTGGTAGTAGCCTATTCAAAGAGGCAGGTTATGGAACAGTTATTTATATGGCAGCCTTGACGGGGATTGACCAGCAGCTCTATGAAGCGGCAAAGATAGATGGTGCGAACAGGTGGAAGTGTCTTCTGAAAATTACCATTCCTGGCATTATGCCAACGGCAGTTATCGTATTAATTATTAGTGTAGGCTCAACCATTAGAACAGGATTTGAGCAAGTGTTGTTATTTATCAGTTCACCTGTATTCGAAGTAGGTGACATCCTTCAGACATATGTCTATAGAACGGGTCTTCAGATGGGAAGGTTCAGCTATGCCTCAGCTATTGGGATGTTTGAATCCATCATTGCTTTAGTTTTGATATTAACAACCAATAAGATTGCAAAATCCATGAGAGAGGAAGGTGGTTTGTGGTGA
- a CDS encoding sensor histidine kinase, whose amino-acid sequence MKNSDYSIWKTIVEYRQNSIFTRFFSFILIILATVLIGVSISIFYSYNQSLDDERVTLNDKSIDRLKDVLDFMLTGSDDLSLRISQNLVIKDLLMKSKEGQWSSDTIEAINRTVKAISIHATDYIDEVGVYVYANKMFISSEGLIDIHYDASKDSWQSYVKQDLSPWGSFVYAESSDFNEDKDGEQGNNRVENLVMLRALTLNGKTKGIVFIRIGLDHIESFYDYDNANTSDTIMIVDGDGTVKYANNKALLGNNIQGMDDFHKMKPDFATRYYRTENKKLLVSARMANYNDYVYLLAKSISLEEAQKKIVFVLIIIICVSIVVAMLLSAIMSYYMYRPFRYIIRRINNVGNMPLKDSVSELGELKYIVTRFMNNHKNQLDLTDQLHESMDQLKLAQTLALQSQINPHFLHNTLNDITIMALQLTGEENDVSKSIRNLSDMLRISFQSKDLLIPVRVELEHVRSYLDIERMRYPGKFSVTWEIEEDILDCVMVKTVLQPLVENAIHHGLKDKRKDGLITIKGERSMDHMMFWIKDNGGGMESKQLDTLLNAIASRHIKFGSHIGIANVHTKIGIIFGADYGLTIKSQLGIGTEIQVTLPAIKNE is encoded by the coding sequence ATGAAAAATAGTGACTATAGTATATGGAAAACCATTGTTGAGTATCGGCAAAATAGTATTTTTACACGTTTTTTTAGTTTTATATTGATTATATTAGCGACTGTTTTGATTGGTGTCAGTATATCCATCTTCTATTCTTACAACCAAAGTTTGGATGATGAAAGGGTGACCCTTAATGATAAATCCATTGATAGACTTAAAGATGTGTTAGATTTTATGTTAACGGGTTCTGATGATTTATCCCTTAGAATTTCTCAGAATCTAGTCATCAAGGATTTATTGATGAAGAGTAAGGAAGGCCAGTGGAGTAGTGATACAATTGAAGCAATCAACCGAACCGTCAAAGCGATCTCCATACACGCCACGGATTATATTGATGAAGTGGGCGTCTATGTATATGCCAACAAGATGTTCATATCATCAGAGGGGTTAATTGACATCCATTATGATGCATCAAAGGATTCATGGCAGAGCTATGTGAAGCAGGATTTAAGTCCTTGGGGAAGTTTTGTGTATGCAGAGTCATCTGATTTTAATGAAGATAAAGATGGGGAGCAGGGGAATAATCGTGTAGAGAATTTAGTGATGTTAAGGGCATTAACGTTAAATGGGAAGACGAAAGGGATCGTATTTATAAGAATTGGATTAGACCATATTGAAAGTTTCTATGACTATGACAATGCCAATACATCCGATACAATCATGATAGTGGATGGTGATGGCACCGTTAAATACGCCAACAATAAAGCGCTACTTGGAAATAACATTCAAGGTATGGACGACTTTCACAAAATGAAGCCTGATTTCGCTACAAGGTATTATCGAACTGAAAATAAAAAATTATTAGTATCCGCTAGAATGGCAAACTACAATGATTATGTGTATCTACTTGCAAAATCCATTAGTTTAGAAGAAGCACAAAAGAAAATAGTCTTTGTACTCATCATCATTATTTGCGTGAGTATTGTTGTGGCTATGCTTCTTTCTGCTATTATGTCCTATTATATGTATCGCCCATTCAGATATATCATTCGAAGAATTAATAATGTAGGTAACATGCCATTGAAAGATTCGGTGAGTGAATTAGGAGAATTAAAGTATATTGTTACCAGGTTTATGAATAATCATAAGAACCAGTTAGACCTTACCGATCAACTTCACGAATCCATGGACCAACTGAAATTAGCTCAGACATTGGCTCTCCAATCTCAAATTAATCCACATTTCTTACACAATACATTGAACGATATTACCATCATGGCCTTGCAGTTGACAGGTGAAGAGAATGATGTGTCAAAAAGTATTCGCAATCTATCGGATATGCTGCGTATTTCTTTTCAGTCCAAAGATCTTTTGATTCCTGTTAGGGTGGAACTTGAACATGTAAGAAGTTATTTAGACATAGAAAGGATGAGGTATCCTGGTAAATTTAGTGTGACATGGGAGATTGAAGAAGATATTTTAGATTGTGTGATGGTAAAAACGGTATTACAGCCTCTTGTTGAGAACGCCATTCATCATGGTTTGAAAGATAAAAGAAAAGATGGTTTGATCACCATAAAAGGAGAACGTTCAATGGATCATATGATGTTTTGGATTAAAGATAATGGGGGAGGCATGGAGTCCAAGCAATTAGATACGCTATTGAACGCTATTGCTTCTCGTCATATTAAATTCGGCAGTCATATTGGCATAGCCAATGTGCACACGAAAATAGGTATCATTTTTGGAGCAGACTATGGTCTCACAATAAAAAGTCAATTAGGCATTGGAACGGAGATACAAGTGACCCTTCCAGCCATTAAAAATGAATAA
- a CDS encoding response regulator transcription factor, translated as MYSLIIVDDEYISRNGLRQIIDWQSLGFSVKGIFEDGKDAMEYLKGNPVDVILTDIRMANVSGLDLAQYVKEHCPDVEVVFMSAYREFEYAQSAIRLNVFNYVIKPIAVSEITHVFNSLFKKLESFRQQTQKNDHYMALLKELKQEIFIGVSMGAINSEEEMSKRIKKIDKHMELEGTPCGLINMTLDEKTVERFLNEIWIYGVDTMSTALSNFLNFEENQLEYYVLSQMKTKTELFAISKGVMEESVFKDLLKRETHKASNNIKSFLGLDVKFTTPVCYSNAYRYLRAVNEEQIQEIEPISNKESFDESLFKNQENMLFTYLMSGETNLCRTLFMKMLRRLDGLGIQGIRNYFVSLMIKLDEQNLLPDNYKVSVVHSTIDYSQLFDLTSIDDFYHWGLVLFDQISTDYLHSDEEGVNLLHKATINKAKGYINEHVYSDISLNEVADYVHLSPVYFSRLFKEVEGMNYINYIVAARIKKSQELLKNPSLKIYEISEMVGYQNVRYFYKIYKNFTGETPTQYRKKCR; from the coding sequence ATGTATAGTTTGATAATTGTAGATGATGAGTATATTAGTAGAAATGGGCTTAGACAAATCATTGATTGGCAGTCCCTCGGATTCAGTGTCAAAGGTATATTTGAAGATGGTAAAGATGCTATGGAATATCTAAAAGGAAACCCAGTGGATGTTATTCTAACAGATATTCGTATGGCGAATGTATCAGGTCTAGATCTTGCTCAGTATGTGAAGGAGCATTGTCCTGACGTAGAAGTGGTTTTTATGAGTGCTTATCGAGAATTTGAATACGCTCAATCAGCCATTCGGTTGAACGTGTTTAACTATGTGATTAAGCCCATAGCCGTGAGTGAAATTACACATGTTTTTAACAGTTTGTTTAAGAAATTAGAAAGTTTTCGCCAGCAGACCCAGAAAAATGACCATTATATGGCCTTGTTAAAAGAGTTAAAGCAGGAAATATTTATTGGCGTTTCTATGGGGGCAATTAATTCAGAAGAAGAAATGTCCAAAAGAATTAAGAAAATAGACAAGCATATGGAATTAGAAGGAACGCCTTGTGGACTCATCAACATGACATTAGATGAAAAAACGGTAGAACGTTTTTTGAATGAAATATGGATCTATGGTGTGGACACCATGTCAACAGCACTATCTAATTTCTTGAATTTTGAAGAGAACCAATTGGAATACTATGTGTTAAGCCAGATGAAAACCAAAACAGAGCTTTTTGCAATAAGCAAAGGGGTTATGGAAGAAAGTGTCTTTAAAGACCTTTTAAAAAGAGAAACCCACAAAGCATCCAATAATATTAAAAGTTTTCTTGGCTTAGATGTAAAGTTCACCACGCCGGTGTGTTATTCAAATGCGTATAGGTATTTAAGGGCAGTAAATGAGGAGCAAATCCAAGAGATTGAACCGATAAGCAACAAGGAATCATTCGATGAGAGTCTATTCAAAAATCAGGAAAACATGTTGTTTACTTACCTGATGAGTGGTGAAACAAATCTCTGTAGAACATTGTTCATGAAAATGCTCAGGCGATTAGATGGATTGGGCATTCAGGGAATACGGAATTATTTTGTTTCATTAATGATAAAACTGGATGAACAGAATCTGCTGCCTGACAATTATAAAGTATCAGTCGTCCATTCAACCATCGATTATTCCCAGCTCTTTGATTTGACATCTATCGATGATTTTTATCACTGGGGATTGGTACTCTTTGATCAAATCTCAACGGATTATTTACATTCAGATGAAGAAGGTGTGAACCTTTTACATAAGGCAACCATTAATAAAGCGAAAGGCTATATTAACGAACATGTTTATAGCGATATCTCTCTTAATGAAGTGGCAGACTATGTTCACTTAAGTCCCGTCTATTTTAGCAGGTTGTTTAAAGAAGTGGAAGGCATGAATTATATTAACTATATTGTAGCGGCAAGAATCAAGAAGAGTCAGGAACTACTCAAGAACCCTTCTCTTAAAATTTATGAAATCAGTGAAATGGTCGGGTATCAAAATGTCAGGTATTTTTACAAAATATATAAGAACTTTACTGGAGAGACACCTACACAGTATCGAAAAAAATGCAGGTGA